The region ATATCCATGTCACCTTTGCATTTTCTCTCACAAACTTCGGATGCTACTGCCGGGACGTGCTAAAATGTAACCCTATATGCCCAATAAGCTGCTTTGTTAAAAGGAGGAATTCTTTTAGTGGTGCCGATGAACCGAGTTGCAACGACCCGTGTAGATGATCATCGTAATTGACGTAACAATCTTCATTGCGAGGAAGAGCCGTGAGATGACGGCATAGGAACTCGCTTAACCTCACTTTCGTCTTAAATATTTATTATCTTCTGGAAAAGCGAGCTTTCGGCCATCAGTGGCCGCTCTCATCCACAAAAAGCGCAATACCTCACTCCCCTACAACTATTATCGCACAACCAGAACAATACAAATCTTATCATTATGGGATGCGGCGGATCTAAACCTACCTATGATAAGGGTAACGCATATGCCCAACCTATGGCCAACGGCACACCAAATCCACAAACTGGCTACAGCGTTGCCCCTCAGGCTCAACAGCAACCCAacaggaagaaagaaaaggcaGTGAAGGCAGGCACTGCTGCTGGATTTCTAAGCATGCTAGCTGGGTAGCAGACACGAGTCAGACTGAGATTCAGCCGGAAGTGAAGGAGTAGTGAAGGATGGATTTTGAAGATATCTTATGCGCATACGATTATACAATGTATTTGATAAGATTTGAGCTGAGATTATGAGGTTGGGTACATGTATTCTAGCTTAAACGCCAACCGATAAGCACATTAAAGCGAATCATACTGGAGTGACAGTGACAGAGTACATAGAATCAAGGTCAACGGCCCACAAGCTTGTCAGATAGCTGATGCAATATCCGAGGACAAAACGCATACCACAGGATACCTAACGGAAGCATTAACCCGAAATCCTTGCCGGCCGTGATTGATGGGCTTCTTTTCGAAAGCATACGCCATATACCAATAATGTAGGAAGCTAGCGCCCCCTAGTCTTGCGAGGCACTAACGCTCCTTCGCATGAAGCACCCTGCTGGACATGCTTCTGCGGTCATAGCATCTTCCCGAATGATCTGAGCCTAAGCCCTATCCGAGTAGTTTGACCCTGCTAAGGAAGATCGACGGTAGATCGAACGGCACGCACGCGCCGAGTGCGATCCTTCCAAACGGAATCTTTCCGAAATACATACTCCCGAACCTGCATCCTAATCCGCAACCACGCCAGAATTGCCGCTGACATCAAACTTTCCGAGTCTGTAACGCGGTATGTGCAACCTTGATCGTCACCTGCCAGCTTCTTCGATCGCGCAAGAAGATCCCGTCCCTGAAGGAGTAGTATGAGTAAGCCGGCACTACTTACTCAGCCTTCGTAGCTTTTTATATCCATGAAAGACGTCATCGCGATATACAATGCGCTGGGCGGAATCTTCCTCATGCATACGCAAGTCCTGATCTTGTTGACACGTACTGCCTTTGGTGTACTTCTCAAGAGCCGTGTAGAACGTTAGCTTCGTAGGAGATTCTGCAAGCCCACTGGTTGTAAAATGAAGTGATAAATGGCGAAAGCTTCTTGTTAGCGAAGAAACCAAAACCCTAGGAACTATGATAAGGCAAGTAGTCACTGGCATATTGGGCTCGTGATCAAGCACTTGATGCTCAGGCGCTTATATTGTAATCGTCAATTCTTTATAGTCTCAGCACCTGATGATGCTTAAATGCATTTCATGGCAAATTCTTCTTGTTTTATTAGTTGTCTCGCCCACATAACTTGGCTTGGTGCCTCGTCTCACAAACGACAACTGTGGCGCGCCACAATGCATATTCGCGGCCCCCAAGGCTCACTTCCACATCATGTGTGCCAAGCTGAGCAACAATCTAGTCACACCAACATCCGTTGGATTACCTTTTTGAAGCTGAGAGCCCATCTAGAAATGGTGTTGCGCATTAGCTGATACACTCGGCCTTGACAACTGCCATGCCGCGACTAATATAAATGTATAAGCTTAGTACAACTAGTCCAATTGCACTTCCAGGTACAAAGCTAACAGACCGACCAAACGCATGAGTCCATATTCACATTATAAGGAGCGGAAGATAATATCTACCGACATTCCCCTCACCGCAAAAGGAAACCTCAGCCACGATGCACACTCAAATAGTGCTCCCCACCTCGCCTAAGAGTTGCTGGGCATCTCCTGTATTTGTCTTTCCTGTCTCAAGATGGGCATTTCATATGCGACGGACTGCTCATGGCCCATGTTGTAACCTGGAGAATTCATCGCCGCAGGTGTGGACGTCTGACTTCCGTCAAAAGTGGCCTGGTGCTGGTATCCGGGGGGACTTGACATTGGCATGCCAGATACCGTGTTTACCGGCGATTTGGCCACACTAGATCGATTCATACGGTCGTAATTCGGATCGTAACCCTGCATTTGGTCCAGAGGGGGTGGATGGTATTCGGTGACAACGGCCCGTTGAGCATTGGCATTGTTTTTCCGTTGGCGAAGGATGAGGAAAGCGACTAAGGCTAACATAGCCAATGCCCCTAGTTTTGGAAATTAAGGGTCAGTCCAATACGCTCAGTGCAGTTCGATTCATGGTCTTACCAATTCCCCCTACTACGCCGCCAACAATAGCACCGACCGGtgtggacgacgacgacgacggagagGTTGTTGCGACGACAGGCGGGCCGGGAGGCATTGTAGTTGTTCGACTGCCGATGGTAGTCTTTATACCCGTCTTGTTTAAATAGTAGTAGATGGGCAATGTTTCCGCGGCTGTGCCGCACACTGGCCGAGTGAATCCATGGTACAAGGACCCTGCATATGAGAGAACAGCACAGGAAGGTAATTGCGGATCGGTACTACTGCCATTGGTATAGTTTCATCATGATGGGTGTCTTTCAGAGCTGGCTTACCAAAACGTCGTGCTATCTGCACTGGCTACTGAGGCCGGCGACTGGGAGTTATATGGTTGACACGACGTGGCGAGATCACAAACGCCTGTTCCACAACAACCAAGGACCGAGTAAATGGAATCGAAGTGACAAGTGTCGCCGCCGAGGCATGACGACCAAGCTGACGACGTTAGTTCCGCTCTAGATGTAGCAGCGGTAGCGTTCCAACGCAGAGTATGACTTACGGACGGTGCCAAAGACATATCCGCATAATGTAGAGCCATCACGCTTCATGAGCTCGGGAACGGGAGATCCCGTCAGAGGCGGTGCTGTCACCGCAGCCGGTAATGGCGGGGCATCGCTCGTACGAGTCTGGTAGATAAGGTTGGCGTTTGCGAGGGTTATTGTATATGTAATGAAAAGCACCGTGGTGCTATAAGGTTGATGTAGCAGCATATTCATCACCGTCTTGCCGTCAACTGTAGTTGGGTTATTTACAAGCAGGTTCGGGTCAATGCAGCAGTGCTTGGGTTGGGTACCAAGAGCACATACTTGTAGGTTCTTGCTGTCTGTGTTTTTGCTTTGTTGGCCGCCTTCCCCAAGGAATAAGGCTTCGTCACAAGTACCGAATGAGGTCCTCGGCTGAAGTTGGGCACTTTTGGCGTTCAATAACTTGTGTGCTGAGACACAACTTCCAGCTATTATATCGTTCAGCGTGGCTGTTCGGCACTTCATCTGCAGCCGCCATCCCACGCCACAATGTACATGACTCCCGCCAACATAAGGAACCATCCCCGACGCGGGGACCATAAATATCGTTGCCGAGGCTCATAGACTTTATCGTTCACTGTATATTCTCGAGTCTCAAGCTACGTTATCGTTGCCATTCGCCGGCcatgttgtgttgttgaaTGTAAACATAGACCACAACTCACTTTGCGTGATATAGCCAAGGTTGACCATCATATTTATGAACCAAGTCAACCGTTTCCGGCTTGAAAACTAGAGCTAGAGTCCTGCGGCTCGCAAGTACATATGGACAACGTGAATGCGAACAAAAACCTGAATTCGCCAACTGCCCTCAAGGCCCCAATCACCAGTAGCAAGGATGAATTTGATGGACTGCAATGGAAACCACTTTCAGTTATAGTGCATGAATATAAAGGTCAATCGTCAAGATGTCTCGGCAAGAGGTATGTACGAACGGGAGCAAACCAAACCCCACAGCAGCGACTAGGTCATTGTGTTGTTATTCTTCCAAGTGGACGGGTTACAAACCTTTACGGCAGTGATTGGAGCAAAGTTCATTGGACACACGAAAGGCATTCTTATTTTGTAACAAAGCACAAGGATAGTTTTGATCTCGGGTACAAATGAGCTCTGTTACCGTCAAAAATTGTTGAATGTGCAAAACCCGCCACCTTTGAGTGGTAAGCAAGCAAATACAACTTGTCTTTCCCTCAGATCCTTCCGCAACGGTGAACATCATTCCATCTCAGTTTCCATGGCACGGCTGATTTTCTGATGCCTTTTGGTCCCCATACAGCCAAGGCACTGAAACGTCACACATATTCAAATCTTGATTTCAGTAATCCCTACCGCTCGCAATGCCGTCAAACGATCCTGCGACGAGCCAACCTGCTGAATCTTGCCTGTGCAACGATCCAGATACAGCCAATCCGTGCCATTGTAGGTAACAGGCGTTCCCTCTGGTACATTCCTACATTTGAAGTATCAAAACACGTCAGCGTTAACCGTTTCGAAAGTTCAACAGCCTCCAGCTTGGGCGTCACTTACACTGGGATGGTCATCTTGTCAGGTGGCCCAGTAATTGCATTCAAAGCCCACCGAAATACAACATTATACCCGTCACCGGCAGTGTTCCGGACATCAATTTGGTATTGATTCCATCCTTCGCGCGCCCTCTTCATAAATCTTATAAATTGAGTGGAATttgtgatgctgatggctaTGGTACCTTTGGGCGAAGGCAGTCGGTCTTGGTAAAAGGTGACATCGGGAGTGAAGGTTTTGTTTTCAAGACTAAAGTCTCCATTCCAAGTGTCAATGTAGTTCTTTGCAGCTTGATATAGAACTTGAGGGGAGACAACGTCGCATGGTAGAGCCGCGGAAGCAGATGTGGCAAAGGTTGCAATGGTCGCTGCCAAGAGGAAGTTGAGTCCGAGCATTGTGTTGGTTgaagtggtggtggcttTAAATTTGTGAGAAGTAACAATATCTAGTTGAAGATGCTTCGAAATAGGTTCGTCGGATACAGATCAAAGGACACGGCTACCACAGAGAGGGTAGACACCGTTTATGTACACAATATCGCAATAGTGCTAATCATTTGGAGTTAAATCGTCTCTACCTAACTCGAAGGCTGCACCATAACGTGCTGCTAACCCAGACGGACAGTCCAGAAAGCAAGTTGACAAAAAGAATTGTGAAGTCTCAGTCCGGGTTGCACAACCCGTGGACTAGAAATCGTCACTCGTGACGGGTCAACATGCGCAGAGAACTGTATTTGGAATAACGGGATGGCGCACTGCTTCCTATCTGCCTTGATGAACCAACACTCCTGTGGCACCGTATTATCATGATGTCTTACACGGTGGTTTTGGCCATATTCCTAAAGATTCAGTAGTCCGCTACATAGTTCACACCTATGAATAATAAAAGTTGACACACAAGTAACACACTGGGAAGTTAGCTCAACTCATTTATACTTGTCATGCCACTATGGCTAAACTTTTGCTAGTATTGGCGGCGTGGATTATCTCTGCCGGTAAGCTTCGGAATGAGCTTAACTTCCCACGGTCTGTATCCATTCATGAGCCAGTTTAGAAGACCTTCAGCAAGCAAACAGGTCGGTGACGTTCACCGTTGGCAGGCAACGTGTCTCACTCATTTGTACGACTCATTGTACGACTCACTGTGCTGACGTCTCAGGAATGTTGCCGCCGTTGGTCTACGTAGCCTGCTGTGATGACGGCGATGACGGTGACGTGACTCCAGGCCAACGACGTTGCAGCGCCAGGCGGGGGTTCTCAGACCTGTTTCAGTATCATAAACCAGATCTGGCCTTCGATGAGGAATAAGGATAGATAATTGAAGTAAGTAATTGAAGTATCACCAAGCTCGTCGTTGTGTGGTAAGTTGTCTCAAgttcttgacattgagaTATGTCATCACTGTGGTACGCGATGCAGCCAACTGCTTCTCTACATGAGCATATATCACGTAATTTACGACTCCTCATATCCAACTTGTCGAAGTTCATGTTCGAAGTATTCACCGACTGCACATTACATTGAGCGTATGGCTGACAAGGCCCGTATGTAATTTCAGGAATCATCACACCCTGCATCTGATAACTACCGTGCGAAGTAATAAAAGTTTTGCTCTTATTCATTAAATCAATCATCAACACGCCATTAGTAGTGTTTCCCTAACGATTTTTAACCATACCACAACTCACATTTGGCAGAACAGTATCAACATACAAGATATGCGAAAACAAGTATGGGTTTTTGAGAACTATCCAGATCTCATTTATTACGATGACGATTAGCATGGACTGACGTCCACCAGTAACTTCCTTTGCGCCGTTTACTTCCCTTTTGCACACACTAACTATTTTTAGATGGCTCGCAAATTGCAGACGCAAGAAGCTAATGCTGCAGCCACAACCGATCCGATCCATAATCATGATCCCGCAGCGGGgaacaacaccacacatgGACATCTCCATCTCACTTCACCCTCTCCAAAACAACGAACACCGTCACAACATACCCAACTTTCCCATCAATCACAAAATGCCAGACCAACCGACCTTTTACGATCCCACCTCTCCCAACGAACAAGCTCCTCCCCTCCCATCCGCCCCCCTCCAACAACTCACACCCCAAACCGTCCTCCAACCACCACTCTCCCGCCGCGGCACGGGCCCAGGtctcatcctccttctccctccaAATATAGACCCAAGCACACGCCCTGAAAAGCCACTAGATCCGGAACCCGTTCAAAAATGGGCAGAAGAGGGCTTCACAGTCGTTGGCATCACAGGCACATCTGACATGGTCCCTCTCATCACAGACGCAGTGGACATTATTAAAACGCACGAGAACGTCAACATTAAGGATAAAATCGGGATTATAGCGTATGAATGCCCCAAGGATCTGTCCACATCTCAATTACCGCCTGAAATTGTCTGCGTGGCTGCATTCACAGAACCAACCACTGTGCACCTCCCGACATACTTCCACACATCTACACAGGATTATAACAAGACACGCAATGTAACAGTGTCAACATACCCAAATGTTAAACAGCACTTCGTACTGCCTAACTCGAGCAGTTATGATCCGCCCTCTGCCAACATCGCACATACCCGGAATCTCGTATTTCTCAAGAAACACATTGGCGGACCAGAgtttgacattgaagctatATGGGAAGAACACACATATTGGGAATTTGAGAGAAGAAGCGTAGCACAAACCATGGCTACAATGGTTGTAAGTATGTCTCTGAcaattcaacaacaacaactgcTGAACCCTTAGGCCGAGCCATATGTGAACCATGTCCCAACAGTAAGTTACACTCTTCCAAGATAAGCAGCCGCTAATTCCACAGATGACGGGCGGCATGGGACGCAAAGCCCTCACAAAATTTTACAGAGACCACTTTATTTTCTGGTATTTACGCTCTCACATACCCCCATGAACAATCTCTAACAACACAGTAATCCACCCGATACGGCTCTACAACCCATTTCCCGAACCGTAGGCCAAGACAGAGTCGTCGGTAAGTCTTTCCCTCACGTCACACTCACCACATACTAATAATGTAGATGAATTCATCTTCTCGTGTACTCACACGTCTCACATACCGTGGCTACTGCCCAATATCCCCCCCACAAACGTCAAGCTCGCCATTCCTATGCTGGGCGTCATCAACGTCCGTGGGGATAGACTGTATCACGAGCATATCTGGTGGGACCAGGGGACTGCGCTTCGGCAGGCGGGTTTGCTACCTACGCATTTACCTGGACCTGATGGGCGGATGTTGCGACTTCCTGTTGCGGGGGTAGAGTGTGCGAGACTGTTGGTAGATGAGACGGATGGGAAGAGTAACGAGATGATTGAGGGGGAGATTGGCTATTGAAACTGATCCTTATGAAGCTTCAGTGCTTGAACATCCATCATCCTGAGTGGAAGTCGGCATGCTTCACCAGATCTGTCATCCCCAGCCATAATTCCGCAAAAACAATGTCATATTCAACCAAGGACACGCTCGCTCCATGCACATCCATCAGCCCTTGCtcttcctctccctcccaCTCACCGTCCCCGTCTCACCAACCCAAACCCTCCGCCTATTCACCACCGGAATCCTATACCCCCTATCCCTCTCTGGCCGATTCCTCTCCCAGAAATCACTCGCCTCCGTCtccaacctcctcctcctcctcgtgccctccctctcctcccCACCCCTCCGCCACCTCATCCTGCCCCCCAAATCAACCGCCTTGATGACCACGGGCGCACAAACCTCAAAGTACATCCACCGCGCGACATGTCTATACCGCTTGTCCAACCACCTGAAGAACCGACGAGCACTCGTACTAAACGCAATCACCAGACTCGCAAGCACCAAAAACGCACTAGAAGGAAGGGCAATAGACCCTATCGTTTTCAGGGACAGGTTATTCTCGCCGCCCCATTCCTGGGTATTCATCCCAAACAGACCCGTGAAGAAGGTCAGCGGCAGGAAAATCACCGTAAAGGTCGTGAAGATCATGACGCTGCGCGACTGGGCGCTAGCCAGATCAGCATGCAGTCTGCTCAGACGGACCTCGTCGACTTGGGCTTGCCGCTGGACCATTTGCAGTAGTTTGTCGTAGTCGTCCCGTGTAGACCGTACACGTTGAATCATTTCATTCGCTTGCTGTGCGTATTCGCGGAGGCGTTTCAGCGCTTCGGAGAGAAAGGAGCGTCCATTGACGGTTTGTTCACGCAGTTCCGGGCGATTGTAGATGGAGTGCATTGATATAATTACTTTGGACTGCCTTTCAAAGAGGTGTAACAGTGTCTGCAGCTCGTCTTCAATGTCGCGCAGTTCAAGGAGTGCGGATGTGTTGTCGCGGTTTTCGCGTTCGGCGCGTTGACCTTCTTCCTTGTGGCGCTTGCGGATGTTGCGGGCGCCGTTTTCGACGGGCTCATAGTCGAATGCTTTGTCGCGAAAGCCTTCTGAGCGGAATTCTTTGAGTGATGAGGTCAGGCGTTCGGTCTGGACGGTTAGTACTGACTGTCTTGAGGGAGGGCGGTGGACTTACAAGCACgctgatggcttcttcaaaGATTCGGAATACTTCGAGATCTGGGTGCGATGATCGATCGAGCAGCACGCTGATTGCGTGTAGGGCAGCAAGGGCAGCTAGATCAAGCGCATTCTCGCACTGCCGTGTGAGATCAACATTGACTTCGTTGAAGATACTATCTCGCAGATCGGCCTGCTGATACAACGGTCCTTCAATGGGGTCACTCTCCCGTTTAGGGAAGAAAGATATCACCGTATCTAGAAATATTAGCATCTCAACAACTTAAAAGATCAGGAAACTCACGAGACTGAATCACCCACAGCCACAACTGGTCCACCATCAAAACATTCCCATTCAACACCCTgtcctcctcatcgccaGGATCTCGCCCCAAAAGTCGTTCCCTCCAACTACTCCCCGAACTGCGCTCACTCCCACCACTCTCAGAAGCAGCCACATTACTCGAGCCTTGCTTGCTGAGCACAAACCCCTTGGGGTCAATAGCAGGCGTTCGTTCCTTGGTGAGCTTGTACAGCATCTGATCGTCATCGCGCGACCGTGTATCACGCAAAGACGGGTACCTATACTGATCGAGTGTACGACGACAATTAATGGGTGGATCGTGCCCGAGATACTCCCAGACGACTTGAAGCTCCAGTGAGTCCGACTTCGCAACCACTTCCGGAACGGGATGCGCTCTGCCCTGAGAGAGTCGTTGGATGATAGTATCCCGGCGTCGAATCAGGCGCTTGTACGAGTCAAAGTGCAGATATGGCAGAAATAAGCATGTATATGTAGAATCGGCGCTTCGAATAGGCGGAGATAGCGACTGGTGTCCAACAGACCGGTTTCGCGGAGACACTACCACATCAGCACCCGTTTATATCACAACATTAATCAACTTACAAGTCCTAGGAGCAGAAAAGTAGCATCCCGGTTTCGCATAATACGCATAATGCTGCGCATGCCTCCCCCTCGTATGCTTCGTCATCCAAAAGTCCTGCCCGTATAACGACGAATAATCCTTCTTATACGACACCTCGAGCGTCTGCAGCACACTCTGCGAAACATCAGTCAAAATATACTCATTTTCCGCAACGCACATTAGACTCACCTTGACCCAAGTCGGATTATTAAACGGCACATGCACCCACACAAACTTCCTACTCTTCACATCCGGCTTCACAAACGCCATGGGCACCTCATCCACGATAACCGTCTCACTCACCcccttctcatccttgaCTGCCCGTCGGATAGCCACCACCGCGTCCGGCAGCCTCGGCGACTCGAGATCCTCGCCATCACTGCCAAGAACGTCTCCCATCGCGCTACGACTGCGCTGCGAAAACGGCGGAAAATCTCTATACTCGAAGCGAGATCCGTCGCTGCCCAGACTAAACGAACGGCTTATAGAGCGACCCATGCGGCCGCGGAGCGGTGGCGAGAGTCGATCAACCGCGAGGTCTTGTTCGAAATCGGCACGTACCAACGGCGACGCATGACGCATAGGACTCGACTTTGGTGATAGTGCGCGTGAGGGCGGCGTAATTGGACCAAGGGGCGTAGTCACCGGTGCAGAATGCGGCACCTGTCTATGAGAATCAACAGGTCGAAATACCGGCGACGCAGGGGACGTTATAAACCCAGCACTAGACAACGTATCCTGTATGCCGAGGGCGTTCTTGACCGTCAATGGATCCGGCGCCGTGACGGGTAAAGGCGTAGGCGCAGCATTGCTCTTCGACATGAGGGACGTCCTGCCGCGATGCCTCAGAAACCTGCCCTCGTCCGGACTCCCCTCCACCTCGTTCAACCGCTCACTCAAACACTCATCAGGCCCTTTATTCAGAAACTCCCTCAGCGGTAATCTCGTGCTCCACGCCCGCACGGTCGGACACTCATTCTCCTCCCCTTCCTGGTGCTGGCTCACCGGCGGATCGTCAAAGAACCCATGAACCTCGACATTAACCTTCTGATCGAGCCCCAGCTTCCACGGGCCGGTGACTGCCCCCTCCGTAACATTCACATCGGCATGGTGAATCTGATGAGACAGCTGTTTCAGGAATAAATGCAATGTGTGTACATTATGTCGTCCAAAGGACGCAATGTTCGCATGGTCGCTCTGCAGGGGGAAGATGCGCTCCTGTCGCATCCCCAGGATAGCAGACTTGATGGACGTCAGGGGCGCCGTGAAATACACGTCCCGAGCGTCGGAGGAATTTGTGCTTCCCCCCGAGAGACGCGAGTCGATGGTTTCGTAAAACGTCCATACCTGCAGGTCGTTGGATACTGCTTTGAAGTCCTCGTCAATATGGATGAGAAAGCTGTTGCCCACGCGCAGGTCATCCGTTACAGAACTGGGCAGCGGTGCAGAGAGCTGTAGCAAAGACTGGATACTACATGCGAGACTGGGCATGGAAAAGTAACTGGACCCCTGGTGAGGCGTTCCTAATTCCAGTTAGCAATATAAACACAAGTCGAACAGATTCAAACTCACCGAAAAACGCAATGCCATAACACTCCCTCAAGATATTCTCATACCTCGCATCCCTACCGGCCTTTACAAGCGCCAATttcaccaccatcccccCAACACTATGCCCAATAAACACCACCGGCCTCTCCTGATCCTCCAGCTCCCTCAAATGCTGTAAGTCCTGTAACAGCGCATCGGCAAGCGTGCTCAGCGTCGTGCCATCCTCCACGCCAGGATGCTCATACAGCAATATACGCGCCTTGTCTGCCTCCCGTCGTATTCCCTGCCTCACCCACGACGGTGACGGCCGCTCACTCTCATCCTTCACCTCCGCATCTCTCATGGACAGCGCGCCGTAGTAACGACTCATAAGCCCATCGCGGTTCCAGCTGCGTAACGGATGCCCACCGGGACACGGCACGGCGACAATATCCACCGTGGTCTTGTCATGAGTGAGTTGGCCGGGGGGGTCGATTGTGAAGCGCGGCTGCGGATCATTCTGCACGAGTGGTTCGTGTTTGAGGTCCGAATCAGAAGTAGATGAGGTTTGGGAGGGCGGCGACAACGGCTGCGGCGATTGTAAGGATGCTCCATCACGGGTAAGATTCGGCGGACTTCCAGGGTTGACGGCGAGAGATGAAGAGTCTCGAGCGATGGTGGGAGAAGTCGCTGAGCGGGAGAGCATTTTGCTTGCGTGTGATGCTCATAGTCCGCAGGTGAGTGTTTTTAAAAATTCAATCAAACAAAATAAAGTATAATGAGAAGAAGCTCTAAAATTATGTCAGTAAATATATCACCGACTCTTACAACCTCGCttccattcatcatcacctgccTACAGCTCCATCACGCATCAAGTCACGACCCTCCATTTCACTCTCACAGCGGAACCCCAAATCACCTCCCTAACCACGACGACCTTGGTTCATGCATATTTCACCTCCGAAAGCAACCCCAAATAGCCCGTGATTTAAACCAAGTCCATCGTATTTTGAAAAGAGTCCCGCTGTAAGCCCTGTTCGTCGGCCGTCTACCTTGTTGCAGCGGTGCAGAGAGCTCATGTGAGATGTGGTCGCCACCGCGTGATGCTCGTGATGGGGGGCGCGTGGCCTCCAACCCTGTGACCTGGGCTAGGTACTACCACCACGGAAACTGCAATTTATATTGCAAATATATTTAGGCTCCCTTTTAGTCGTATTTATTTACAGCCAATGCATCTGTTGAATCTATAGACTTTCGCAAATGTGACTGCCAAAGCACCCACTGCCACAATAGATTCCCAAGCCGCTCAAGTCTGCATTCAAATATCCGCCCCAAGTTGAccagtactccgtaattCCTGTGCAAATAGGCATAATAACAGTATGCATCAAACACCCAGGTCTGCCGCCAAAGATCGCAATGCTCGTGCACCCTACCATGTCCCAAATGATTCCCAAGTGTCCCTAACCCTATGCCAACTCATAATCCTTCACCGTCGTGCAGTGAACCATCGCCTCAAAGTAAACCCTATTCTCGATAATACATGTCTCGCCCGGTCGCACTGGGAAAGCCCCGTTGGGACCCAACTGCACCGTTTTGCCACCCGTCGTAACTCTCACTTTACCTGATGCCACCGAAAACACCTGcatcttgtccttttttACATCCACGTTGAAGATCTGTCCGGGTCGTATGGTGAGAACATGGAAGCAAATATCCGGCGAAATAGTAATAGGTGTGGATGAGGTAAGAAACGCGCCGGAATATGCTACGTCTATCAGGTGGTTAGTTTCGTGCGAGCTATCACAGTCACAGAACGTGCAATACGTACTTCGAGAAGCATCTTCACTCGTTACACGACCAGGCGCAATTTCCCAGTCTTCCATCTCATAATCTGGCGTCCCAAACTGCCCCGGCTGCACGCCTGTTACGCGCTCCGACCCCGACTCCTTGTTAGGTTGCACACTCGGTGACTTTGTCTGCGTTCGTCGTTTCGCTACGATACGTTCCGGCTCAGCACTACTTCGTAAACTCGGGGACGCTGCTTGCGCTTGTCCTCGACTTCCAATATTCTCCTTATCCATCTGCAATCGGTTCAGGACA is a window of Pochonia chlamydosporia 170 chromosome 5, whole genome shotgun sequence DNA encoding:
- a CDS encoding yip1 domain-containing protein, which encodes MLLHQPYSTTVLFITYTITLANANLIYQTRTSDAPPLPAAVTAPPLTGSPVPELMKRDGSTLCGYVFGTVPWSSCLGGDTCHFDSIYSVLGCCGTGVCDLATSCQPYNSQSPASVASADSTTFCSTDPQLPSCAVLSYAGSLYHGFTRPVCGTAAETLPIYYYLNKTGIKTTIGSRTTTMPPGPPVVATTSPSSSSSTPVGAIVGGVVGGIGALAMLALVAFLILRQRKNNANAQRAVVTEYHPPPLDQMQGYDPNYDRMNRSSVAKSPVNTVSGMPMSSPPGYQHQATFDGSQTSTPAAMNSPGYNMGHEQSVAYEMPILRQERQIQEMPSNS
- a CDS encoding ankyrin repeat protein (similar to Cordyceps militaris CM01 XP_006667741.1), which codes for MLSRSATSPTIARDSSSLAVNPGSPPNLTRDGASLQSPQPLSPPSQTSSTSDSDLKHEPLVQNDPQPRFTIDPPGQLTHDKTTVDIVAVPCPGGHPLRSWNRDGLMSRYYGALSMRDAEVKDESERPSPSWVRQGIRREADKARILLYEHPGVEDGTTLSTLADALLQDLQHLRELEDQERPVVFIGHSVGGMVVKLALVKAGRDARYENILRECYGIAFFGTPHQGSSYFSMPSLACSIQSLLQLSAPLPSSVTDDLRVGNSFLIHIDEDFKAVSNDLQVWTFYETIDSRLSGGSTNSSDARDVYFTAPLTSIKSAILGMRQERIFPLQSDHANIASFGRHNVHTLHLFLKQLSHQIHHADVNVTEGAVTGPWKLGLDQKVNVEVHGFFDDPPVSQHQEGEENECPTVRAWSTRLPLREFLNKGPDECLSERLNEVEGSPDEGRFLRHRGRTSLMSKSNAAPTPLPVTAPDPLTVKNALGIQDTLSSAGFITSPASPVFRPVDSHRQVPHSAPVTTPLGPITPPSRALSPKSSPMRHASPLVRADFEQDLAVDRLSPPLRGRMGRSISRSFSLGSDGSRFEYRDFPPFSQRSRSAMGDVLGSDGEDLESPRLPDAVVAIRRAVKDEKGVSETVIVDEVPMAFVKPDVKSRKFVWVHVPFNNPTWVKSVLQTLEVSYKKDYSSLYGQDFWMTKHTRGRHAQHYAYYAKPGCYFSAPRTLSPRNRSVGHQSLSPPIRSADSTYTCLFLPYLHFDSYKRLIRRRDTIIQRLSQGRAHPVPEVVAKSDSLELQVVWEYLGHDPPINCRRTLDQYRYPSLRDTRSRDDDQMLYKLTKERTPAIDPKGFVLSKQGSSNVAASESGGSERSSGSSWRERLLGRDPGDEEDRVLNGNVLMVDQLWLWVIQSHTVISFFPKRESDPIEGPLYQQADLRDSIFNEVNVDLTRQCENALDLAALAALHAISVLLDRSSHPDLEVFRIFEEAISVLTERLTSSLKEFRSEGFRDKAFDYEPVENGARNIRKRHKEEGQRAERENRDNTSALLELRDIEDELQTLLHLFERQSKVIISMHSIYNRPELREQTVNGRSFLSEALKRLREYAQQANEMIQRVRSTRDDYDKLLQMVQRQAQVDEVRLSRLHADLASAQSRSVMIFTTFTVIFLPLTFFTGLFGMNTQEWGGENNLSLKTIGSIALPSSAFLVLASLVIAFSTSARRFFRWLDKRYRHVARWMYFEVCAPVVIKAVDLGGRMRWRRGGEEREGTRRRRRLETEASDFWERNRPERDRGYRIPVVNRRRVWVGETGTVSGRERKSKG
- a CDS encoding dienelactone hydrolase (similar to Metarhizium robertsii ARSEF 23 XP_007825904.2), which codes for MPDQPTFYDPTSPNEQAPPLPSAPLQQLTPQTVLQPPLSRRGTGPGLILLLPPNIDPSTRPEKPLDPEPVQKWAEEGFTVVGITGTSDMVPLITDAVDIIKTHENVNIKDKIGIIAYECPKDLSTSQLPPEIVCVAAFTEPTTVHLPTYFHTSTQDYNKTRNVTVSTYPNVKQHFVLPNSSSYDPPSANIAHTRNLVFLKKHIGGPEFDIEAIWEEHTYWEFERRSVAQTMATMVAEPYVNHVPTMTGGMGRKALTKFYRDHFIFCNPPDTALQPISRTVGQDRVVDEFIFSCTHTSHIPWLLPNIPPTNVKLAIPMLGVINVRGDRLYHEHIWWDQGTALRQAGLLPTHLPGPDGRMLRLPVAGVECARLLVDETDGKSNEMIEGEIGY